Proteins co-encoded in one Setaria viridis chromosome 9, Setaria_viridis_v4.0, whole genome shotgun sequence genomic window:
- the LOC117838463 gene encoding UPF0548 protein At2g17695 encodes MAWGGLFLSLGRPTKEQQKSCLAEAGGFNYDAALHGATRPKPASTSTSEAAAADTSDKALTERGFFVNRSRVLIGSGADTFLHAKSALLSWRHLALGWANVEPDTPVKVGTRFCICYRELMPWVMLPLQIAYVSDGDGRSSDKSKGTMFAFGSGTLQGHLLAGEERFSVEVDEEYRVWYEVVSFSKPAHVLATLCYPYVQLRQKHFAHRSGQALITHVATASTSAPN; translated from the exons ATGGCGTGGGGAGGTCTGTTCTTGAGCTTAGGTCGCCCCACAAAGGAGCAGCAGAAGTCCTGCCTCGCAGAGGCCGGTGGCTTCAACTACGACGCAGCTCTCCATGGCGCGACACGCCCAAAACCAGCATCGACCTCGACCtcagaagctgctgctgctgacacAAGCGACAAGGCTCTTACGGAGCGCGGCTTCTTTGTGAACCGATCGCGTGTTCTGATCGGCTCAGGTGCGGACACCTTCCTCCACGCCAAATCCGCCCTCCTCTCTTGGAG GCACCTGGCACTGGGTTGGGCGAATGTGGAGCCTGACACGCCGGTGAAGGTGGGAACGAGGTTCTGCATCTGCTACAGGGAGCTGATGCCCTGGGTGATGCTGCCGCTGCAGATCGCCTATGTGAGCGACGGCGATGGAAGATCATCCGACAAGTCCAAGGGCACCATGTTTGCGTTCGGTAGCGGCACCCTACAAGGCCATCTGCTG GCCGGGGAGGAGCGGTTCTCGGTGGAGGTGGACGAGGAGTATCGGGTGTGGTACGAGGTGGTGTCCTTCTCCAAGCCTGCACACGTCCTGGCCACGCTCTGCTACCCGTACGTGCAGCTGAGGCAGAAGCATTTCGCGCACCGGTCAGGGCAGGCGCTCATCACCCATGtggccaccgcctccacctcagCACCCAACTAG